The genomic stretch GGGTTACGGAGACGATGGCAGGGTGAGATATAGTATTATTGTCCGAAGAGAACAGTATCTCAAAAGACATCATGTCATCAGAAGAAAAACCGGATACAGGGATAACTGCAATGATCTCCCCGCAACCAGTCAGATACTCCCTTAATCCTGACATCTCCCCGTCTACACAGTCAATCTGCATGTGTGCCATAAGACTGTATATCCTGCGACCCTGCTTATGAGACGCCATAACCCTGTATTGTTCGAAATCCGAGAGTTTGGCAGCTAACTCATGTGGCATCCTGCTGTTAATATTTGCACCTGTATCATCCTGAATCCTGACTTTAAGAAGCTTGCCAATCCTTTCGACTGCAGGAGCTATGTCGGAATACTCATTCCCCTGTTCATTTATATCATTCAGAAGTGCAGTAAATTTGTCCGCTACCTCGAACAAAGCATCTACAACATCATAATTTAACTTAATCCTGCCGAACCTCAGGGAATCCAGTAAATCTTCAAGTCTGTGACTTAAGGAACTGATTCTTGAAAAACCGGTTACATCAGATATGCCTTTTAAGGTATGGATCCCGCGAAACAATGCATTAACGACGTCAGGATCGTGCACCTTCGCTGAATTACAGGATGTCTTGAGGATACAGAGGTTTTTGTTGAGGTGTTGGATAATATCTTCTGCCTCTGTCAGAAACTCTTTATAGTCATTTCCCGGGTTACTCATTTTGAGGTTTTGAAGCTGTCAACGCTATACCTGCAATCCTGACAAAGGCCTCAAGGGCTGACGTGTCGTCTATCTTGCTCCTTCCAGGCAGGTTGTCACCGTATAATACGGCCGTTACCTCTTTACCTTCAATCAATGGCGCTATGAAAACCTCCTCAGGCACACCTTCACCCAGATGTTTTACGATATAGGAGTTCCAGTCTGTCTCAGGAAGCAGCCCCCTGTATGCCTGCAGGTTTTCCATCGCATTTTTAATTACCGAAGGTTTATCAACAGGAATACGTAAATCCTTTATCCTTTTTTCTGTTGCCCCCATTGATATACCAACCTGCCCAAACCCAATTGCGCTGCCTCCTTTGATTTTAAAGATGACAGCCCTGCCCAGCGATTCACCGGCAATCCTGAGGATCATAACCAGCATCTCTGTGCGAACACACGGGATCCTGAGCTCTTCAATCAGCGAAACAATGGTATCGGAACGAGATCCGGAATTGCCGGCCGGCGTTTCAGAAGTATTTTTCTCATCCACAGACGATATAACCTTCTTTCCTTCATCTCTCAGTCTCGTCCCTTCAAGAAGTATGTACTCAGTACTGACGCTTATGCCCTGGGACACATATGGCATTGGCTGTTCAGGCTCAAAACGAAAGACCCCTTCGTCCCATGAAAGCATCTCATAAATAACCTCTTTGACCAGCGACTGTATAAGGTTTTCAAGGACATCTTTGCCGATAAATTTATTCTCTGTCAGAATGGAACCTAACGGTTCATACACCTTCCTGTCCTTTTGGATCCTGAGTGCGATTTCAAGGTCGTCTTCCTTTAACTTACCTTCCCTGATCAGCCTCTCTCCCAGCATTTCTTTCCCCTGCATGGAGGCATAAAGTATCTGACCTTCATGAAAAACCACCCGCCCTTTACCGGCCTGGCTTTCCAAATTTAAAACACCGCTTTTTTTACTTATGTGGACTATCTGAAGTATGTCAGGAAGGCTGAGATCTGATAAATGTCCTTCAAGGCTCATAATTTAAGGATTCCGGGAATAAATCAAGACTTATTTTTTAATCTCATATCGGAAATCCTCTACGATAGTATTAGCAAGAAGATTATTGCACATCTCTTTAATCTGAGACTCAATATCTGCCCCTGTGGTATTGTCAAGGCTAAGCTCAATATACTTGCCTATCCTGACATCATTAACTGCAGAATATCCAAGGGTATGCAATGAATGCTTTACTGCCTTACCCTGAGGGTCCAGAATCCCCTCCTTGAGCGTAACATAGACGTTTACCTTCAAATCACCCTCCCTCCGGCAGCCGGATCATTCAGGCCGCCTATTTTCCGTATACCCTGTTGAAAATATAATCTACATTCTTTAAATGGTACCCGATATCAAAGCATGATCTGACCTCAGCCTCACTCAACAACTGCATTACATCAGCATCATCCAGAAGGAGCTTCTGAAAATCCGCACCAATGTTCCATGCATTCATGGCATTTTTCTGTACCAATCTGTATGCCTTATCTCTGTCCATCCCCTTTCTCACCAGTTCAAGAAGCACACGCTGTGAATTTATAAGTCCGTGGGTCAGATTAAGGTTCTTTATCATATTTTCAGGATACACAACCATGTCCCTTATAATATTTATCAATCTGTTAAGCATATAGTCAATAAGAATCGTGCTGTCAGGCATTATAACCCGCTCGACAGAAGAATGACTGATGTCACGCTCATGCCATAACGGTATATTTTCGAGAGCTGCAAGGCAATTTGAACGGACAATCCTTGCGAGTCCGCTTATATTTTCACAACCCACAGGATTTCTCTTGTGAGGCATCGCGGATGAACCTTTCTGCCCTTTGGTAAAAGGCTCCTCAACCTCCAGCACCTCTGTCCGCTGAAGGTGCCTTATCTCTGTTGCGAATTTATCAAGGCTGCCGGCTGTTATGGCAAGTGTACACATAAATTCAGCGTGTCTGTCCCTCTGCATTATCTGAGTTGATACCGGTGCAGGTTTCAATCCAAGTTTGTTGCAAACATACTCTTCCACATACGGAGGTATATTGGCAAAAGTGCCCACAGCACCTGAGATCTTGCCGTAAGAAATGCCGTCCCGGGCGTTTAACAGACGTACAATATTCCTTTTTGTCTCCTCGTACCATAATGCCATCTTGAGTCCAAACGTTACAGGCTCTGCATGTATGCCGTGAGACCGGCCCATCATCACAGTATCTTTGTACGCATATGCCTTCTCCTTCAGAACCTCCAAAAGCCTGTTAAGATCATCAAGTATGATGTCTGAAGCATCCCTCAGCTGAAGTGCAAGCCCCGTGTCAAGGACATCTGAAGAAGTTAATCCAAGATGTAGGTACTTGGCCTCATCACCGATGCACTCGGATACAGCAGTCAAAAAGGCTATAACATCATGTTTTACATCAAGCTCAATCTCGTTGATCCGCTCTGTATTTATAACGGCCTTCTCTTTTATCACACGGAGGGCAGATTCAGGTATCTCACCTTTTTGCGACAAAGCCTCACAGGCCAGGATTTCAATTGCAAGCCATTTTTTAAACTTGTTCTCAGGCTCCCATACCTGCTTCATCCCCGGAAGTGAATATCTTTCAATCATATGATCCTTTCCTGTAATTTATCTGAAAGTAAATCCTGGTGATCCTTCACTATCCTGTCAAGTATCCCGTTGACGAAGGAGCCCGACTCTTCTTCACCAAATCTCTTTGCAATTTCAATAGCCTCGTTTATAGTAACTTTTACAGGTATCTCCTTAATATAGAGCAGTTCAAACACGGACATCCTCAGTATATTACGATCAACAATAGCCATCCTTTCAATGCTCCAGTTGCTGGCTGACAGCCTGATCTTTTCATCTATCAAACCGAGATTCTTTATCACGCCCTCAACTATATTATTGGCAAATTCCACAATGTTTGCCGGCACATCTTTGTCTGCCCAAAAACCGGCCGTGAGGCCGGCAGACTGATGACTTACATCAAACTGATACAACATCTGTAATGCATATTCCCTTGATTTTCTCCGGTATCCCATCATACGGCCTGATTATTTGGAAAGCAGTTTATACAGGTTGGCCATCTCAATCGCCTGCAGTGCGGCATCCCATCCCCTGTTTCTGTTCTTTGTGCCTGCCCTCTCTATGGCCTGATCCACACTGTCAGTGGTCAGAACACCATAAATAACGGGAATCCCGCTGTCCAGGGCAATACCCGCTATGCCCTTCGTCACTTCTGCAGAGATATACTCGAAGTGAGGCGTTGCACCCCGTATAACTGCGCCAAGACAGACAATGGCATTGTACTTGTCAGACGCAGCCATTTTCTTTGCAACCATGGGGATCTCAAAAGACCCTGGCACCCTGACGACTGTGATGTTATTGTCCTCCACATTACACTGTTTGAAGGCATCCATGGCTCCTGTCAGCAGCCTGCTCGTTATAAAATCATTAAACCTGCTCACAACAACTCCAAACTTTAAACCCTTCCCGGCTATTGCACCCTCAATTGGTTCAGGCATAAACACCTCCTATAAATTTATATTTTACTTAGCATGTGTCCCAGTTTTCTCTTCTTAGCCGTCAGGTAATCAATGTTTTCTTTGTGTGGAACAACCTCTATTGGAACGCGCTCTGCCACATCCAGTCCGAACCCTTCCAGACCCACAATTTTTCTTGGGTTGTTTGTCATCAGCCTTAAGTGTCTTACATTCAGGTCAACCAGTATCTGAGCGCCTACGCCATATTCCCGCAGAACAGGCCTGTTCCCCCCGATAACGCACTCCTTTGCACCCTCCTCTTCATTATCCTGCATCTTATATAATGATATCTTGCCTATCAGTGTTTCCCTCAGGTCATGATTAATATACAGGAGTATGCCGGCCCCTTCCTTCTCAATTATCTCCATAGCCTTATGGAGCTGTTCACCGCAGTCACATCTCCGGGACATGAAGATATCCCCTGTAATGCAGGCAGAGTGGACACGAACAAGGACATTCTTAAGGCTGCTGACATCCCCTTTAATCAGGGCAAGGTGTACATTATGGTCAAGCTCATCTTCATACACTATAACCTTGAAATCGCCGAATTCCGTCGGCAGTCTCGAATCAGTCACTCTCCGTATGAATGACTCCTTCTGCAGCCTGTACTCTATCAGGTCCTTCACTGTTACAATCCTGAGATGGTATTCTCCTGCAAACCTGATCAGGTCCGGAAGCCTCGACATAGTCCCATCTTCATTCATAATCTCGCAAATAACACCGGATGGGTTCAGCCCTGCAAGCGACGAAAGGTCAACTGACCCTTCGGTCTGCCCTGCCCTTTTAAGGACGCCCCCCTTTTGAGCCCTGATGGGGAATATATGCCCGGGCCTGGCCAGATCAGCCGGCCTCGTCTCAGGGTCTATTGTCTTTAGTATTGTTAAAGCCCTGTCGTGCGCCGATATGCCGGTTGTAATCCCATGCCTCGCATCTATTGAAACTGTGAAGGCTGTGCCAAAAGGGGCTGTGTTGTCCGTTGTCATAGGCAGAAGTGAAAGTTCCTCGACACGTTCAGCTGTCAGTGTCAGGCATATCAGCCCCCTGCCGAATTTTGCCATGAAATTAATCGCCTCAGGTGTCACCTTTTCAGCTGCCATGACAAGGTCGCCTTCATTTTCACGGTCCTCATCATCCACCAGAATGACCATCCTGCCCTGCCTTATATCTTCGATAGCCTCTTCAATGGAATTAAGCCCCATTTTTCCTTCTCCTTACCTGCTCCTTAATATCCTCCAACTCCCTCTCGATCCTTTCAATCCTGTCCGCTATAGGATCAGGAAGGTGGACATGATCCATCATCGCTTCCGTCTTCCGTCTTCCACCCTGTTTCACAACACGGCCGGGAACTCCTACCACTGTGGAATCCGCTGGAACAGACTCAAGAACTACAGAATTGGCCCCCACCTTCACATTGTCACCAATTACTATATTTCCAAGCACCTTGGCGCCTACTCCCACTACGATGTTATTACCAAGCGTGGGATGTCTTTTTCCCTTCTCCTTGCCGGTTCCCCCTAATGTCACACCCTGAAAAAGGGTAACATGATTGCCGATTACCGTGGTCTCGCCTATTACAACACCCATTCCATGATCTATAAAAAAAGACGAACCAATCTTTGCCCCGGGATGTATTTCAATGCCTGTCAGAAATCTGCTCAGGTGTGATATTATCCTCGGCAGGAGCGGTATATCCCGTCTCCATAACCAGTGAGCCATCCTGTGAAACACGACTGCATGAAAACCGGGATATGTGAGTACAACCTCCATCTTCCCGGACGCAGCAGGATCTCTCTCGAAAACTGCATATAAATCCTTCCTTATATTGTCAAACATAGGATAGAAGACAAACTGCGTATGCAGATATCCCTTCACCCTTTCCTAATGCCCCAATACCTTCACTGGTCGTTGCCTTTACATTTACCTGCTTCACATCAATCTCCAGGGCAACTGCTATATTGCTTATCATTGAATCCCTGTACGGAAGGATCCTGGGGGCCTCAGCAATGACAACAGAGTCCAGATTCGAGATCCTGAAACCTTTTTGTTTAATTATGTCCCTCGTCCTCTTTAACAATTCAATACTTGAAATGCCTTTTAAGGACGCATCCGTATTGGGGAAATGCATGCCGATGTCTCCTTCGCCGGCTGCGCCAAGCATAGCGTCACAGATTGCGTGAAGCAATACATCTGCATCTGAATGCCCTGACAATTTTCTGTGAAAGGGGATGCAGACATTGCCCAGTATAACTGAATTGCCCTCTTCGAATCTGTGGATATCAAACCCAATGCCTGCCCTCATTTTATGCTCTTTTTCTTCTGAATCATCAATATAACTTCAGCAAACAGAAGGTCTTCCTTTGTAGTAATCTTTATATTTTCAGGGGTTCCTTCCATTATCTTAACCCTATAGCCAAGCCTTTCCACCAGTGATGACTCGTCCGTACCTGAGAATTTATCATTATATGCCCTTAAATATGCCTCTTCCAAAATCCGTCTCTTGAATACCTGCGGTGTCTGTGCATTCCAGAGTGTGGAGCGGTCTGGTGTTGATCTGATGATACCATCCTCTCCGACATCTTTAATCGTATCCCTGACCGGGACTGCTGTCACAACACCGTCAGCAAACATTGCAAGTTTTACAGCTTCACTTAAGGTCCCTGGAGAAACAAACGGCCTCACGCCGTCATGCACAACCACGATATCCGTGTCTTCATCAAGCTCCTTAATGCCGCTATAAACCGAGTCCTGCCGCCTGTCCCCGCCAATCACAATCTTTAAGACCTTCTTATAGCCATACTTCTCAACAACCTCTTTGAGGCAATAGTCTTCTTCCCCGGACCTCGAGATTACAAGAACCTGATGTACCTCGGGGCATTTTTCAAAGACATCCAGCGTATGTGCCAGTACCGGTTTGTTTTCGATACGGATAAAATGCTTGGGAACAGTATGGACCATCCGCTTACCTTTTCCCGCTGCTGGTATTATGGCCGTTACCTTCATCTGAAAATGCTCCTATTCACCTGTCATTCCCACGGAACCTGTCCCCGCAGGATTTAAGCGGGGAGTGGCAATCCAGAACCAGGCCCCGGTCTGGATTCCCGCTTACGCGGGAATGACGTTTTCATGAACCCTGGTGAGCCTGAGCTGTTAGCGTGCCGAACAGCCGACGGGCTCATGACGGTTCATCTGAAAATCCCTGTCATTTTTTGCTGTTAAGTCCCTCTGTTACTGTGACAGTGTAATATAAATCGTCATTCCGTCACGATATACAAGCATTAAGACGCTATCGCCTTTTTTTACTTCCTCTGCCGCTTTGCTAAAATCTTTCACCGTCCTTACATCCTTCCTGTTTATCTGCAGGATGACATCACCCGGCTTGAGTCCGTACCCCTGGGCAGGAGAATCCGCAGCAACACCTGAGACAACAACACCTTTAATCTTGTCAGGGATATCGAGCCTCTCCCTCAATTCAGTTGTAAGGCCCTGAACTGTTACCCCCTGGAAGATCCCTTCCGGACTGCCTTCCCCGCTCTCTCCTTTGGCCAGATCAGCAGGCAGTTCTCCGATAACAACTTTCAGCAATTCGGTACGTCCGTCGCGAATGACCCTGACATCAATCGTTTTTCCAACAGGTGTCTGTGCAACCATATTTCTAAGATGAGAATTATTTTCCACTTCCTTGCCATTATATTGCAATATTACATCCCCCCGCTGAAGCCCTGCCTTGTCAGCCGGACTTCCATCCATTACATCACTGATTAGGGCGCCTGTGTTGTTACTCAGTTTAAACTGTTTTGCAAGCTCCGGCGTAATGTCCTGTATATAGACACCAAGCCAGCCTCTTGTAACTTTCCCTTCTTTTACCAGACTATCCATAACAGATTTTGCCATATTGCTTGGCACAGCGAAGCCGATACCCATGTAACCACCGCTTCTTGTAAATATAGCTGTATTTATTCCTATCAGCTCACCCCTTATGTTTACGAGCGCCCCGCCCGAATTGCCCGGATTAATGGCAGCATCTGTCTGAATAAAATCCTCATAGTCAGCAATGCCTACATTAGCCCTCCCCTTGGCGCTTATGATGCCGCTTGTAACTGTCTGATTCAACCCAAACGGGCTGCCTATCGCAAGTACGAACTCCCCAACCTCTATCTGATCAGAATCCCCCCACACAATAGCCGGAAGTTCGCTGGCCTTTATCTTGATAATCGCCAGATCAGTCTTTGGATCAGCCCCGACAATCTTGCCTGCATACTCCTTCCTGTCTGACAACACCACCTTTATCTCATCAGCGCCTTCAACCACATGATTATTTGTTACTATATATCCGTCATCTGTAACAATAACGCCTGAACCAAGACTCTGCTCTTTGTATTTCCTGGGCGTATCATGTTCCCTTAAAAATTCGTCACCAAAGAAGCGTCTGAAAAAGGGGTCCTGGAAAAAGGGAGATACAGGCCCCCTTTCCATGCCTCTTAAAGACTTTGTTGTTGAAATGTTTACAACTGCAGGAGTTACCCGTTTAGAAATCTCGACAAAGGCCCTTTCAGTCTCAGCAAGCTGCTGAGTTATTTTAGGCGGAATTGGCTGAACTTTGGCCTGACCGATTGGAATCCATCCGAGATTTGAAGAAACAATGACTCCCGCAATTACGCCAATTGAAATAAGTATGGTAGCGATAACTACATTCTTCTTATCGAACTTTTTTATAAACCCATCCATAGACACCCTCCTCAGAATTTAATGACTTAGTTTACATTATATTATTATTCAGATTAAATTGTAAAGACGACTTCAGATATTGACATTGCAGTTGTTTTTAGGATAGTTTTCATTCATGGACAATAAAGTTTCATCACTGGAAGATAAGGACAAGAGATACATATGGCACCCCTTTACCCAGATGAAAGAATGGCTGGCCGATACCCCCCTGATTATAGAAAAGGGGAATGCATCATATATATACGATACTAAAGGCAGAAAATATATAGACGGTGTTTCTTCCATATGGGTTAATGTTCATGGTCACAGAAAGAAGGAAATTGACAGGGCTATTGAAGGACAACTAAAAAAAATCGCTCACACCACCCTGCTCGGCCTTTCAAACATACCATCCATTCAACTGGCTGAAAAACTGATCAACCTTGCGCACGATTCAGGACTGCATTGCATGTCAAAGGTGTTTTATTCAGATAACGGGTCAACAGCAGTTGAAGTGGGCCTGAAAATGGCATTCCACTACTGGCAGATCAGGGGGGGGAGACATAAGAAGAAGACAAAGTTTATTGCCCTGGAAAATGCATATCATGGAGATACTATAGGGTCAGTAAGCCTCGGGGGGATAGACCTTTTTCACAAGATATACAAACCCATCTTATTTGAAACCATCAGGATCCCGTCACCTGACTGCTACAGATGTCCCATGGGGAAGGTCTACCCTGATTGCAGTCTTGCCTGTGCCTCAGAGGCTGATAAGGTGTTAAGGAAACACCATAGTGAGACAGCCGCCATTATTGTTGAGCCGGTTGTCCAGGCTGCTGCAGGCCTGATCGTAGCGCCGCCAGGTTATCTGGGAAGGATATACTCAATTTGCAGAAAATACGATATCCTGTTTATTGCAGATGAGGTTGCTACAGGTTTTGGGCGGACCGGCCGGATGTTCGCATGCGAACATGACGGGATTGATCCTGATATAATGGCAGTAGCCAAGGGGATTACCGGCGGGTATCTGCCGCTTGCCGCCACACTTGTAACCGAAGACTTACACAGTGCATTCCTTGGAGAGTACAAAGAGTTCAAGTCTTTCTTTCATGGCCATAGTTACACCGGAAACCCTCTGGGATGCGCGGCAGCCATAGCCAATATTGATTTATTTGAAAGGGATAAAGTCCTTGAGCATGTCAGAGAAAAGGGCATCCTCCTTGAGAAACTGCTTTCCCCATTGAAGGACCACCCTCATGTCGGAGATATAAGACAAAAGGGGCTGATGGCGGGGATTGAGCTTGTACAGGATAAACGTGCAAAAACACCATTCCCGCTGGAGGATAAAATGGGGTTCCGTGTCTGTCTCAGGGCAAGGGAAATGGGACTGATGCTGAGACCGATCGGTAATGTAATTATATTAATGCCGCCCCTCAGCATATCGTCAAATACCATAAGAAAGATGACATCCATAATTTCTGCAGCAATTGAGTCCACCCTACCGGCATAAGGCCACATAATTTTTTTCTTGATATCATTATGGCTAATATGTTATCAATACTGATTGTTAATTTTAGAGGAGGGATTCATTGACAAGGACAATACAGTACTATATTGACAGGCATGCAAAAAAGACCTTAAAACAGATAAACAGCAAGCTCAGACGGTTTGTGTTATGCAACTTTAACCAGAAATACATAGAAGAAAAGCAGAAGGCGCGATATGGAGACTGCTTTCAGTGCGGCAAGTGCTGCAGTCTGATACTCAAGTGTCCATTCCTTGAAGGAACTGACGGAAATACGAGGTGTGCAATATATAATACAGGCAGGCCAAAGCAGTGTGAGGCCTTTCCTATTGATCACAAGGACTTGCATGACGTTGATTTCCTGTGCGGATATTTTTTCAGTGAGGAGTTGAAAAACAGGTCCGAATCCAAAATTCATATGGAACTAAATTACTGATTATAACCGGAACCGGTCATTTTGAATCTGTTTCAGGACATAATCCCTTATCTCACCTGCCGAAGGTCTTTCTCCTATAATCTTTCCCCCCTCCACATGAGAAAGCAGTATGTCCCTTAACAGTCCGCCACAGGAACAATCATGGCCTTGTGAATCTTCTCCCGGGATTGCAGTCAATGGTATCATTATCGAATTATAACAAAGGTCACATCTGAGAACCCTCTTTGAGCCAGACATCTTACCCCTTTTTGCAACGGGTTTCCGGTCTACCTCAACGATATCCATTGCAAAATCCACGACATCTGCATCGCTTATGGCAGTCCCTACCCCATATGCATCAACAACGGGATTGAGCTCTGCTATCGTATCTTCATCGAGGCCGCCGCTCGCGAACAACTTCACGTGTTTAAAGCCTCTCAGATCCAGCTCCCACCGGACTTCCTGGAGAATCCTGAAAAAGTTTCCCCTCCTGCTTCCAGGTGTATCGAGTCTCACCCCATACAGGTCCCTGCCCATGGCCTCTGCAACTGCAATCGTCTCAAACTTTTCATCTCCAAAGGTATCAACCAGTGCTACCCTGTTTACTGCAGGGTCAATAACTTCATGAAATGCCCTGGTAGCATCAACTGAATTCCCCATGAGTATAATAAGTGCATGCGGCATAGTGCCGACTGGATCTGCCCCTATCAATTCCCCGCTCACCAGGACCGACACGCCGTCACAGCCCCCTATATAAG from Nitrospirota bacterium encodes the following:
- a CDS encoding DUF4388 domain-containing protein, which gives rise to MSLEGHLSDLSLPDILQIVHISKKSGVLNLESQAGKGRVVFHEGQILYASMQGKEMLGERLIREGKLKEDDLEIALRIQKDRKVYEPLGSILTENKFIGKDVLENLIQSLVKEVIYEMLSWDEGVFRFEPEQPMPYVSQGISVSTEYILLEGTRLRDEGKKVISSVDEKNTSETPAGNSGSRSDTIVSLIEELRIPCVRTEMLVMILRIAGESLGRAVIFKIKGGSAIGFGQVGISMGATEKRIKDLRIPVDKPSVIKNAMENLQAYRGLLPETDWNSYIVKHLGEGVPEEVFIAPLIEGKEVTAVLYGDNLPGRSKIDDTSALEAFVRIAGIALTASKPQNE
- the purS gene encoding phosphoribosylformylglycinamidine synthase subunit PurS is translated as MKVNVYVTLKEGILDPQGKAVKHSLHTLGYSAVNDVRIGKYIELSLDNTTGADIESQIKEMCNNLLANTIVEDFRYEIKK
- a CDS encoding adenylosuccinate lyase — translated: MIERYSLPGMKQVWEPENKFKKWLAIEILACEALSQKGEIPESALRVIKEKAVINTERINEIELDVKHDVIAFLTAVSECIGDEAKYLHLGLTSSDVLDTGLALQLRDASDIILDDLNRLLEVLKEKAYAYKDTVMMGRSHGIHAEPVTFGLKMALWYEETKRNIVRLLNARDGISYGKISGAVGTFANIPPYVEEYVCNKLGLKPAPVSTQIMQRDRHAEFMCTLAITAGSLDKFATEIRHLQRTEVLEVEEPFTKGQKGSSAMPHKRNPVGCENISGLARIVRSNCLAALENIPLWHERDISHSSVERVIMPDSTILIDYMLNRLINIIRDMVVYPENMIKNLNLTHGLINSQRVLLELVRKGMDRDKAYRLVQKNAMNAWNIGADFQKLLLDDADVMQLLSEAEVRSCFDIGYHLKNVDYIFNRVYGK
- the nusB gene encoding transcription antitermination factor NusB; protein product: MGYRRKSREYALQMLYQFDVSHQSAGLTAGFWADKDVPANIVEFANNIVEGVIKNLGLIDEKIRLSASNWSIERMAIVDRNILRMSVFELLYIKEIPVKVTINEAIEIAKRFGEEESGSFVNGILDRIVKDHQDLLSDKLQERII
- a CDS encoding 6,7-dimethyl-8-ribityllumazine synthase — its product is MPEPIEGAIAGKGLKFGVVVSRFNDFITSRLLTGAMDAFKQCNVEDNNITVVRVPGSFEIPMVAKKMAASDKYNAIVCLGAVIRGATPHFEYISAEVTKGIAGIALDSGIPVIYGVLTTDSVDQAIERAGTKNRNRGWDAALQAIEMANLYKLLSK
- the ribB gene encoding 3,4-dihydroxy-2-butanone-4-phosphate synthase — protein: MGLNSIEEAIEDIRQGRMVILVDDEDRENEGDLVMAAEKVTPEAINFMAKFGRGLICLTLTAERVEELSLLPMTTDNTAPFGTAFTVSIDARHGITTGISAHDRALTILKTIDPETRPADLARPGHIFPIRAQKGGVLKRAGQTEGSVDLSSLAGLNPSGVICEIMNEDGTMSRLPDLIRFAGEYHLRIVTVKDLIEYRLQKESFIRRVTDSRLPTEFGDFKVIVYEDELDHNVHLALIKGDVSSLKNVLVRVHSACITGDIFMSRRCDCGEQLHKAMEIIEKEGAGILLYINHDLRETLIGKISLYKMQDNEEEGAKECVIGGNRPVLREYGVGAQILVDLNVRHLRLMTNNPRKIVGLEGFGLDVAERVPIEVVPHKENIDYLTAKKRKLGHMLSKI
- the cysE gene encoding serine O-acetyltransferase; amino-acid sequence: MFDNIRKDLYAVFERDPAASGKMEVVLTYPGFHAVVFHRMAHWLWRRDIPLLPRIISHLSRFLTGIEIHPGAKIGSSFFIDHGMGVVIGETTVIGNHVTLFQGVTLGGTGKEKGKRHPTLGNNIVVGVGAKVLGNIVIGDNVKVGANSVVLESVPADSTVVGVPGRVVKQGGRRKTEAMMDHVHLPDPIADRIERIERELEDIKEQVRRRKNGA
- a CDS encoding 2-C-methyl-D-erythritol 2,4-cyclodiphosphate synthase, translating into MRAGIGFDIHRFEEGNSVILGNVCIPFHRKLSGHSDADVLLHAICDAMLGAAGEGDIGMHFPNTDASLKGISSIELLKRTRDIIKQKGFRISNLDSVVIAEAPRILPYRDSMISNIAVALEIDVKQVNVKATTSEGIGALGKGEGISAYAVCLLSYV
- the ispD gene encoding 2-C-methyl-D-erythritol 4-phosphate cytidylyltransferase is translated as MKVTAIIPAAGKGKRMVHTVPKHFIRIENKPVLAHTLDVFEKCPEVHQVLVISRSGEEDYCLKEVVEKYGYKKVLKIVIGGDRRQDSVYSGIKELDEDTDIVVVHDGVRPFVSPGTLSEAVKLAMFADGVVTAVPVRDTIKDVGEDGIIRSTPDRSTLWNAQTPQVFKRRILEEAYLRAYNDKFSGTDESSLVERLGYRVKIMEGTPENIKITTKEDLLFAEVILMIQKKKSIK
- a CDS encoding DegQ family serine endoprotease, whose protein sequence is MDGFIKKFDKKNVVIATILISIGVIAGVIVSSNLGWIPIGQAKVQPIPPKITQQLAETERAFVEISKRVTPAVVNISTTKSLRGMERGPVSPFFQDPFFRRFFGDEFLREHDTPRKYKEQSLGSGVIVTDDGYIVTNNHVVEGADEIKVVLSDRKEYAGKIVGADPKTDLAIIKIKASELPAIVWGDSDQIEVGEFVLAIGSPFGLNQTVTSGIISAKGRANVGIADYEDFIQTDAAINPGNSGGALVNIRGELIGINTAIFTRSGGYMGIGFAVPSNMAKSVMDSLVKEGKVTRGWLGVYIQDITPELAKQFKLSNNTGALISDVMDGSPADKAGLQRGDVILQYNGKEVENNSHLRNMVAQTPVGKTIDVRVIRDGRTELLKVVIGELPADLAKGESGEGSPEGIFQGVTVQGLTTELRERLDIPDKIKGVVVSGVAADSPAQGYGLKPGDVILQINRKDVRTVKDFSKAAEEVKKGDSVLMLVYRDGMTIYITLSQ
- the bioA gene encoding adenosylmethionine--8-amino-7-oxononanoate transaminase, which translates into the protein MDNKVSSLEDKDKRYIWHPFTQMKEWLADTPLIIEKGNASYIYDTKGRKYIDGVSSIWVNVHGHRKKEIDRAIEGQLKKIAHTTLLGLSNIPSIQLAEKLINLAHDSGLHCMSKVFYSDNGSTAVEVGLKMAFHYWQIRGGRHKKKTKFIALENAYHGDTIGSVSLGGIDLFHKIYKPILFETIRIPSPDCYRCPMGKVYPDCSLACASEADKVLRKHHSETAAIIVEPVVQAAAGLIVAPPGYLGRIYSICRKYDILFIADEVATGFGRTGRMFACEHDGIDPDIMAVAKGITGGYLPLAATLVTEDLHSAFLGEYKEFKSFFHGHSYTGNPLGCAAAIANIDLFERDKVLEHVREKGILLEKLLSPLKDHPHVGDIRQKGLMAGIELVQDKRAKTPFPLEDKMGFRVCLRAREMGLMLRPIGNVIILMPPLSISSNTIRKMTSIISAAIESTLPA